In Ruminococcaceae bacterium KH2T8, the sequence GATATGCCTTCTCGTGAGTATTATTATTCTCGCTCAAGTGACCGAGGATAAAGTTATAAGTGCCCTGATCGATCATATCCCTGATCATCTCGGCGCATGCATCGTTGCTCAGGTGTCCTTTATCACCTGCGATCCTGGCCTTGAGGTCCTCGGGATAAGGTCCGTAAACGAGCATCCTCTTGTCGTAATTTGCTTCGATAAGGATGCCGTCGACTCCGAGAGCCATCGCTCTTATATCGTCAGTAACAAATCCGAGGTCTGTCATGACCATCAGGGATCTGCCTTCGTAGATGACTTTATAGCAGACGGATCCTGCTGCATCGTGAGGAGTAGCACATGAAAGGACCGTAACACCGTCACCTAGATCTATCTCTTCACCGGGAGTGATGACTATATCCTGTGAAAGAGGATGGGGCTTACTGCATTTCTTAGCTATGTATTTGTGGGTAGAAGCGGTCGCATAGATGTCGGCCGGATACTTTCGTACAAAAACATCGAGCGCATCAAGATGATCGTGATGCGCGTGAGTAATAAAGATCGCATCGATACTGTCGGGATCGGTCCCTACTGCCTGAAGGGCACAAGTAACCTGCTTACAGTTACGACCTGCGTCTATAAGGATATTCTTCTTTCCTGCCTTGATCAGGGTAGAGTTGCCGCTGCTGCCGCTAAAGAGAGGGATCAGTTGAAGCGACGCCATTATGCCTCCGCATCGGGATCGAACTCGGGGCTCTCGCAACGCTCGATCTGAGCGCCCAGCGACTGGAGCTTTTGAACGATGCTCTCGTAACCTCTGTCGATCTTCTTGGCATTCGTGATATATGTAGTTCCCTCAGCTGCAAGTGCTGCGCATACGAGTGCGGCTCCGGCTCTTAAGTCAGTTGCCATGACCGTAGCACTCTTGAACTTCTTGATTCCGTTAACGAGCGCGATCCTTCCGAATACGTTGATGCTCGCACCCATCCTCGAAAGCTCGGGGATGTACTGGAATCTGTTCTCCCATACATTCTCATGCATCTTGCTGACACCGTTAGCCATACAAAGGAGCACGACTGCCTGAGGCTGAAGGTCTGTCGGGAATCCGGGATAAGGAGATGTCTTGATATTCGTACCGTAGATCTCCGCATCCTTTTCCCTGTAGACTCTGATGCTGTCGTTATCTTCGTTCTCTTCGACCGTATATCCCATCTCACGCATCTTGGATGACAAAGGCTCCATGTGCGTAGGGATAAGATTATGGATAGTGACATCACCGTCAGTTACTGCTGCGGCGATCATATAAGTACCGGCCTCGATCTGGTCGGGGATTATCGAATATGAGAAATTACCGGGAAGAACGGGAACACCCGTGATCCTGATAGTATCCGTACCTGCGCCCTTTATCTTGGCGCCCATGGCATTAAGGAAGTTCGCAACATCAACGATATGGGGCTCCTTGGCGGCATTTGTGATGATAGTCATTCCCTGTGCCTTCGTAGCCGCGAGCATGACATTAATCGTCGCACCTACGCTTACAATATCGAGGAAGATCCTTGCACCCTTAAGAGGATTAGCTTCGAGCGTGATGATACCGCCGTCGATATCCTCGGGTCTTGCACCTCTTGCACCCATAGCCGCAAATGACTTAAGGTGCAGGTCAATGGGACGCTGACCGAAATTACATCCGCCGGGCATACGAAGAGATGCCTTGCCGCCTCTCGCGAGAAGGGCACCTAAGAGATAATAGGATGCTCTGATCTTGGATACGGACGGACCCGTAGCCTTATAAGTATTGATGCCTCTGGGGTCTATCTCTAAAGTGAGCGATCCTTCCTCGGATACTTCCGATGTGATGGTAGCACCTAAGGATCTGCAAAGATCTATCATTACATGTACGTCAGAAATGTCGGGAACATTCTCGAGAGTACACTTACCGTCTATCATCATCGAAGCAGCAAGTACACCGAGTACAGCATTCTTGCTTCCGCTGATGCTTATATCTCCCACGAGGCGATTGCCTCCTGTGATCTTATATGAATATGGACTCAATTTGATTCCCCTTCGTTTTGTTTTTTTGACGGCTGGATAGGTGTAGCCGTATCAAGTACCTGTCTTACCGCTGACTGGCGCTCTTTCTCTTCGGGAGCTTCCTGCTTCGGCTTTGTCAGGTTGTCAAAAAGTCCGCTCTTCTTCCTACTGCCTTTTTTGCCACTACTATTATACATTTTTCCGTCGTTATTTGGGTGGATCATTACGCGTTCTTTGGAAATTTCATCCTTTCCCTGTTTTTCAGGGGTAATTCGAACCGGTTCATGTGCAGTTGTATTAACTTGAGCAGCTCTCGGAAGGATCGGCTGGGTAAGGAGCTTTCGAGCCTCTTCCTTCTGCTTCTTTATCTCTTCTTCCTCTTCGTCGATCTCCGAACCTGCGTCATCTTCGGCAGATTCGGGCTCTGAATGTTCTTCCGACTCCTCTGTCTCGGCAATCTCTTCGTCATCGATCTCAAGATCGTCGATCAGATTTTCGGCTTCCTCGTCGTCGAATCCTTCATCGTCAAATTCCTCATCCATCTCGGGCTCGATATAAGTAAGTTCGTCCACGAGATCTGTATATCTCTCTTCGCCGAGCTTGGTAAAGAGAGCCGCAACGGCCTTATCATGGGCCGTCTTCTCGCCTTCCTTTATATTCTCGAAAGCGGAAGCTTCGCCCTCTGCATCGTCGTAGCCCATAGATCTTACAGCTTCAACAGCCTGGATGGCCATGAACTCTGCGGCATTTCTGTAGTACTGATTATCGCTTACTATACCTGTTCCGGCATCATCATAGACATTCTTAAATACGCCTGCCGCCTGAGGAAGGACAAGAGTAAATGTCGAACCGTTGCCGATCTCGGAAGTTACGCTTATGGTACCGTCATGCATATCTGCTACGTCTTTCGCGATGGCAAGACCGATTCCCGAGCCGCCTACATCGTGAGAACCTGAGTTATCTACGCGGTAGAAACGCTCGAAGAGATGGTCGATATCCTGAGCCGGGATGCCGCGACCGTTATCGGTGATCATGATGCCTATCCTGTCGCCTATGCTTTCGACTTCGATCGAGATCTCATTAGCTGCTGTCTTTCCTTCGTAGTTTATATACTTGATAGCATTAGTCAGGAGATTGATTATGATCCTCATGACAAGGTTTGCATTAC encodes:
- a CDS encoding His Kinase A (phospho-acceptor) domain-containing protein, with the protein product MSLVVLLIVVVASLGLGYMVGINQFNKKIDSDIDEVIKRLKYEGAVSASIIDNVGLGVIAYDRNGVVYSNHTIDSLAEFLPNSTDGKSLKYIPKTVDEFLNRYDRNNHLKSNYLLNLESNDTIIRANYMTDHRIYEIKMIHRFFDENRIDIVIVDDITQIKDDERRQKDLAANVSHELKTPLTVIRASEFFVNNITPEKMPSYEEITKWGNRIVANAVRMQDIVQDFLILSMCSQVVPMTIIDLGEVITKAVNNLSDYPNRDKVNIKVPENMYYPLLFGNANLVMRIIINLLTNAIKYINYEGKTAANEISIEVESIGDRIGIMITDNGRGIPAQDIDHLFERFYRVDNSGSHDVGGSGIGLAIAKDVADMHDGTISVTSEIGNGSTFTLVLPQAAGVFKNVYDDAGTGIVSDNQYYRNAAEFMAIQAVEAVRSMGYDDAEGEASAFENIKEGEKTAHDKAVAALFTKLGEERYTDLVDELTYIEPEMDEEFDDEGFDDEEAENLIDDLEIDDEEIAETEESEEHSEPESAEDDAGSEIDEEEEEIKKQKEEARKLLTQPILPRAAQVNTTAHEPVRITPEKQGKDEISKERVMIHPNNDGKMYNSSGKKGSRKKSGLFDNLTKPKQEAPEEKERQSAVRQVLDTATPIQPSKKQNEGESN
- a CDS encoding Phosphoribosyl 1,2-cyclic phosphodiesterase, which encodes MASLQLIPLFSGSSGNSTLIKAGKKNILIDAGRNCKQVTCALQAVGTDPDSIDAIFITHAHHDHLDALDVFVRKYPADIYATASTHKYIAKKCSKPHPLSQDIVITPGEEIDLGDGVTVLSCATPHDAAGSVCYKVIYEGRSLMVMTDLGFVTDDIRAMALGVDGILIEANYDKRMLVYGPYPEDLKARIAGDKGHLSNDACAEMIRDMIDQGTYNFILGHLSENNNTHEKAYLTVTEYLRRYQLEQSVNYNIAVANRYEPTKGIEI
- a CDS encoding UDP-N-acetylglucosamine 1-carboxyvinyltransferase, which encodes MGDISISGSKNAVLGVLAASMMIDGKCTLENVPDISDVHVMIDLCRSLGATITSEVSEEGSLTLEIDPRGINTYKATGPSVSKIRASYYLLGALLARGGKASLRMPGGCNFGQRPIDLHLKSFAAMGARGARPEDIDGGIITLEANPLKGARIFLDIVSVGATINVMLAATKAQGMTIITNAAKEPHIVDVANFLNAMGAKIKGAGTDTIRITGVPVLPGNFSYSIIPDQIEAGTYMIAAAVTDGDVTIHNLIPTHMEPLSSKMREMGYTVEENEDNDSIRVYREKDAEIYGTNIKTSPYPGFPTDLQPQAVVLLCMANGVSKMHENVWENRFQYIPELSRMGASINVFGRIALVNGIKKFKSATVMATDLRAGAALVCAALAAEGTTYITNAKKIDRGYESIVQKLQSLGAQIERCESPEFDPDAEA